A window from Bombus fervidus isolate BK054 chromosome 12, iyBomFerv1, whole genome shotgun sequence encodes these proteins:
- the Unk gene encoding RING finger protein unk isoform X6: MKSDSKPLLTAQAEKANHYTYLKEFRVEQCPLFIQRKCTQHRPFTCFNWHFMNQRRRRPVRKRDRTFNYSADNYCTKYDETTGICPDGDECPFLHRTAGDTERRYHLRYYKTCMCVHDTDTRGFCVKNGPHCAFAHGNHDLRPPVYDIKEIQALENPDSDPNSSSNGPNILDKERNLMNEDPKWQDTNYVLSNYKTEPCKRPPRLCRQGYACPQYHNSKDKRRSPRKYKYRSTPCPNVKHGEEWGEPGNCEQGDACTYCHTRTEQQFHPEIYKSTKCNDVQQAGYCPRGVFCAFAHVDQMSLARDMAVPIDCGTNLADILSNALPPDKRSHEKDKQLSDSSNGSGEVSESASTSSVGSNSSHSKAPGAQLHNSNSNSTVNTSNQQKLTSILYNPSSLLQVGEIRKQVVAIDSDPLLTKAEKAQQKQSLYIAYSLNGTLGNHSLATTVSPLSSSFYPNDTVESVVGNALDELHLDDPLNLVESIHRDTNSPISNSISAGLASSGLLGSSAPVNIPGMNERSVLTNFSPSTSSPLQHLHSTGFLTGSRFSHQDSIESTMPFMNQVSDPFSNHISQLSSSASKLSGFNSSLFDFTNQGMSPSRTQPLPASPLVNAFSISPSNTGSLSEVQRLREELTSSRAQLATWDERINQARAACAAWQLESEEAKRKASIAEQQRDEALLQVKALRVENEASGGGPYLHTLRRTSELRSLSIAALKSIQSQLRSDLEEVEKVLYRETATKCMVCEEQNRTVTLSPCNHYVVCSTCAPNQRECPYCQTPVVSTS; encoded by the exons ATGAAGTCCGACTCTAAACCTTTGTTGACAGCTCAGGCGGAAAAGGCGAATCATTACAC ATACTTGAAGGAATTTCGCGTCGAACAATGTCCCCTCTTTATACAGCGCAAATGCACACAGCACCGACCCTTCACGTGCTTCAACTGGCACTTTATGAACCAGCGGAGGCGAAGACCGGTGAGAAAGAGGGACCGCACCTTCAACTATAGCGCTGATAATTATTGCACCAAGTACGACGAGACTACCGGCATATGTCCAGATGGAGACGA GTGTCCGTTTCTTCACCGTACTGCTGGCGACACAGAAAGACGTTACCACCTACGTTATTATAAAACCTGCATGTGTGTCCATGATACAGACACACGTGGGTTCTGTGTCAAGAATGGCCCTCATTGTGCCTTTGCACATGGTAATCATGATCTTCGTCCACCTGTCTATGACATTAAGGAGATACAGGCGCTGGAGAACCCTGATTCTGATCCTAATTCATCTTCTAATGGACCAAACATACTTGACAAAGAAAGGAACTTAATGAATGAAGATCCAAAATGGCAGGATACGAATTATGTACTCAGTAATTACAAAACAGAACCTTGCAAACGTCCACCAAGACTTTGTCGTCAGGGCTATGCCTGTCCACAATATCACAACAGTAAAGATAAAAGACGTAGTCCGCGAAAGTACAAGTACAG ATCAACACCATGTCCTAATGTAAAACATGGAGAAGAATGGGGTGAACCAGGCAATTGCGAACAAGGAGATGCTTGTACATATTGTCATACACGTACGGAACAACAATTCCATCCTGAGATATACAAATCCACAAAGTGTAACGATGTACAACAAGCTGGATATTGTCCACGCGGAGTCTTCTGTGCTTTTGCACATGTTGACC AAATGAGCCTGGCGAGGGACATGGCGGTACCTATAGATTGTGGCACCAATCTGGCAGATATTCTAAGCAATGCGCTTCCACCCGATAAGCGCAGTCATGAGAAGGATAAACAACTTAGTGATAGTAGT AATGGAAGCGGTGAAGTATCAGAATCAGCAAGTACTAGTAGCGTTGGCAGTAACAGTTCACACAGTAAAGCTCCTGGTGCTCAACTCCATAACTCCAATTCTAATAGCACCGTAAACACTTCCAATCAGCAAAAGTTAACAAGCATACTTTATAATCCCAGTTCTCTTTTGCAAGTT GGTGAAATACGAAAACAAGTGGTTGCAATAGACAGTGATCCTTTATTAACGAAAGCAGAAAAAGCTCAACAAAAACAAAGCCTATATATTGCATATAGTTTGAATGGAACCTTAGGGAATCATTCATTAGCAACTACCGTCTCACCACTTTCAAGTTCATTTTACCCAAATGATACTGTGGAATCTGTAGTAG GAAATGCATTAGATGAGTTACATCTAGATGACCCCTTAAATTTAGTAGAATCAATTCATAGGGATACTAATTCACCAATTAGCAATTCAATATCAGCAGGCCTAGCAAGTTCTGGACTATTAGGTAGCTCAGCACCAGTTAATATTCCTGGAATGAATGAACGTTCAGTTCTTACGAATTTTTCGCCATCAACATCCAGCCCACTGCAACATCTACATTCGACTGGTTTTCTTACTGGATCTAGATTTTCTCACCAGGATTCAATAGAATCG ACTATGCCATTTATGAATCAAGTATCAGATCCATTTAGCAATCATATTTCACAGCTTAGCAGTTCAGCTTCTAAGCTTAGCGGATTTAATAGTAGCTTATTTGATTTTACGAATCAAGGAATGTCTCCATCTCGTACTCAACCTCTCCCAGCATCTCCATTGGTTAATGCATTTTCCATTAGTCCAAGTAACACAGGATCTTTATCTGAG GTACAAAGGCTCAGGGAGGAATTAACGTCAAGTCGTGCGCAACTAGCAACGTGGGACGAACGTATTAATCAAGCTAGAGCTGCTTGCGCTGCATGGCAATTAGAAAGTGAGGAGGCTAAAAGAAAAGCAAGTATCGCTGAACAGCAGAGAGATGAG GCCTTGTTGCAAGTGAAAGCATTAAGGGTAGAAAATGAAGCGTCTGGTGGTGGACCATACCTTCACACATTGAGAAGAACAAGTGAGCTCAGATCGTTATCGATAGCCGCATTAAAATCAATTCAATCACAGCTTCGTTCGGATCTCGAAGAAGTAGAAAAG GTGCTGTACAGAGAAACGGCAACAAAGTGCATGGTTTGCGAAGAACAAAATCGCACTGTTACCCTCTCACCCTGTAACCACTACGTGGTCTGCTCGACGTGCGCTCCAAATCAACGAGAGTGCCCGTACTGCCAGACTCCGGTTGTCTCCACAAGTTAG
- the Unk gene encoding RING finger protein unk isoform X4 → MKLDRTQHRYLKEFRVEQCPLFIQRKCTQHRPFTCFNWHFMNQRRRRPVRKRDRTFNYSADNYCTKYDETTGICPDGDECPFLHRTAGDTERRYHLRYYKTCMCVHDTDTRGFCVKNGPHCAFAHGNHDLRPPVYDIKEIQALENPDSDPNSSSNGPNILDKERNLMNEDPKWQDTNYVLSNYKTEPCKRPPRLCRQGYACPQYHNSKDKRRSPRKYKYRSTPCPNVKHGEEWGEPGNCEQGDACTYCHTRTEQQFHPEIYKSTKCNDVQQAGYCPRGVFCAFAHVDRECTLINLLPTEEMSLARDMAVPIDCGTNLADILSNALPPDKRSHEKDKQLSDSSNGSGEVSESASTSSVGSNSSHSKAPGAQLHNSNSNSTVNTSNQQKLTSILYNPSSLLQVGEIRKQVVAIDSDPLLTKAEKAQQKQSLYIAYSLNGTLGNHSLATTVSPLSSSFYPNDTVESVVGNALDELHLDDPLNLVESIHRDTNSPISNSISAGLASSGLLGSSAPVNIPGMNERSVLTNFSPSTSSPLQHLHSTGFLTGSRFSHQDSIESTMPFMNQVSDPFSNHISQLSSSASKLSGFNSSLFDFTNQGMSPSRTQPLPASPLVNAFSISPSNTGSLSEVQRLREELTSSRAQLATWDERINQARAACAAWQLESEEAKRKASIAEQQRDEALLQVKALRVENEASGGGPYLHTLRRTSELRSLSIAALKSIQSQLRSDLEEVEKVLYRETATKCMVCEEQNRTVTLSPCNHYVVCSTCAPNQRECPYCQTPVVSTS, encoded by the exons ATACTTGAAGGAATTTCGCGTCGAACAATGTCCCCTCTTTATACAGCGCAAATGCACACAGCACCGACCCTTCACGTGCTTCAACTGGCACTTTATGAACCAGCGGAGGCGAAGACCGGTGAGAAAGAGGGACCGCACCTTCAACTATAGCGCTGATAATTATTGCACCAAGTACGACGAGACTACCGGCATATGTCCAGATGGAGACGA GTGTCCGTTTCTTCACCGTACTGCTGGCGACACAGAAAGACGTTACCACCTACGTTATTATAAAACCTGCATGTGTGTCCATGATACAGACACACGTGGGTTCTGTGTCAAGAATGGCCCTCATTGTGCCTTTGCACATGGTAATCATGATCTTCGTCCACCTGTCTATGACATTAAGGAGATACAGGCGCTGGAGAACCCTGATTCTGATCCTAATTCATCTTCTAATGGACCAAACATACTTGACAAAGAAAGGAACTTAATGAATGAAGATCCAAAATGGCAGGATACGAATTATGTACTCAGTAATTACAAAACAGAACCTTGCAAACGTCCACCAAGACTTTGTCGTCAGGGCTATGCCTGTCCACAATATCACAACAGTAAAGATAAAAGACGTAGTCCGCGAAAGTACAAGTACAG ATCAACACCATGTCCTAATGTAAAACATGGAGAAGAATGGGGTGAACCAGGCAATTGCGAACAAGGAGATGCTTGTACATATTGTCATACACGTACGGAACAACAATTCCATCCTGAGATATACAAATCCACAAAGTGTAACGATGTACAACAAGCTGGATATTGTCCACGCGGAGTCTTCTGTGCTTTTGCACATGTTGACCGTGAGTGTACCCTCATAAACC TGTTGCCAACAGAAGAAATGAGCCTGGCGAGGGACATGGCGGTACCTATAGATTGTGGCACCAATCTGGCAGATATTCTAAGCAATGCGCTTCCACCCGATAAGCGCAGTCATGAGAAGGATAAACAACTTAGTGATAGTAGT AATGGAAGCGGTGAAGTATCAGAATCAGCAAGTACTAGTAGCGTTGGCAGTAACAGTTCACACAGTAAAGCTCCTGGTGCTCAACTCCATAACTCCAATTCTAATAGCACCGTAAACACTTCCAATCAGCAAAAGTTAACAAGCATACTTTATAATCCCAGTTCTCTTTTGCAAGTT GGTGAAATACGAAAACAAGTGGTTGCAATAGACAGTGATCCTTTATTAACGAAAGCAGAAAAAGCTCAACAAAAACAAAGCCTATATATTGCATATAGTTTGAATGGAACCTTAGGGAATCATTCATTAGCAACTACCGTCTCACCACTTTCAAGTTCATTTTACCCAAATGATACTGTGGAATCTGTAGTAG GAAATGCATTAGATGAGTTACATCTAGATGACCCCTTAAATTTAGTAGAATCAATTCATAGGGATACTAATTCACCAATTAGCAATTCAATATCAGCAGGCCTAGCAAGTTCTGGACTATTAGGTAGCTCAGCACCAGTTAATATTCCTGGAATGAATGAACGTTCAGTTCTTACGAATTTTTCGCCATCAACATCCAGCCCACTGCAACATCTACATTCGACTGGTTTTCTTACTGGATCTAGATTTTCTCACCAGGATTCAATAGAATCG ACTATGCCATTTATGAATCAAGTATCAGATCCATTTAGCAATCATATTTCACAGCTTAGCAGTTCAGCTTCTAAGCTTAGCGGATTTAATAGTAGCTTATTTGATTTTACGAATCAAGGAATGTCTCCATCTCGTACTCAACCTCTCCCAGCATCTCCATTGGTTAATGCATTTTCCATTAGTCCAAGTAACACAGGATCTTTATCTGAG GTACAAAGGCTCAGGGAGGAATTAACGTCAAGTCGTGCGCAACTAGCAACGTGGGACGAACGTATTAATCAAGCTAGAGCTGCTTGCGCTGCATGGCAATTAGAAAGTGAGGAGGCTAAAAGAAAAGCAAGTATCGCTGAACAGCAGAGAGATGAG GCCTTGTTGCAAGTGAAAGCATTAAGGGTAGAAAATGAAGCGTCTGGTGGTGGACCATACCTTCACACATTGAGAAGAACAAGTGAGCTCAGATCGTTATCGATAGCCGCATTAAAATCAATTCAATCACAGCTTCGTTCGGATCTCGAAGAAGTAGAAAAG GTGCTGTACAGAGAAACGGCAACAAAGTGCATGGTTTGCGAAGAACAAAATCGCACTGTTACCCTCTCACCCTGTAACCACTACGTGGTCTGCTCGACGTGCGCTCCAAATCAACGAGAGTGCCCGTACTGCCAGACTCCGGTTGTCTCCACAAGTTAG
- the Unk gene encoding RING finger protein unk isoform X7, translating to MKLDRTQHRCPFLHRTAGDTERRYHLRYYKTCMCVHDTDTRGFCVKNGPHCAFAHGNHDLRPPVYDIKEIQALENPDSDPNSSSNGPNILDKERNLMNEDPKWQDTNYVLSNYKTEPCKRPPRLCRQGYACPQYHNSKDKRRSPRKYKYRSTPCPNVKHGEEWGEPGNCEQGDACTYCHTRTEQQFHPEIYKSTKCNDVQQAGYCPRGVFCAFAHVDRECTLINLLPTEEMSLARDMAVPIDCGTNLADILSNALPPDKRSHEKDKQLSDSSNGSGEVSESASTSSVGSNSSHSKAPGAQLHNSNSNSTVNTSNQQKLTSILYNPSSLLQVGEIRKQVVAIDSDPLLTKAEKAQQKQSLYIAYSLNGTLGNHSLATTVSPLSSSFYPNDTVESVVGNALDELHLDDPLNLVESIHRDTNSPISNSISAGLASSGLLGSSAPVNIPGMNERSVLTNFSPSTSSPLQHLHSTGFLTGSRFSHQDSIESTMPFMNQVSDPFSNHISQLSSSASKLSGFNSSLFDFTNQGMSPSRTQPLPASPLVNAFSISPSNTGSLSEVQRLREELTSSRAQLATWDERINQARAACAAWQLESEEAKRKASIAEQQRDEALLQVKALRVENEASGGGPYLHTLRRTSELRSLSIAALKSIQSQLRSDLEEVEKVLYRETATKCMVCEEQNRTVTLSPCNHYVVCSTCAPNQRECPYCQTPVVSTS from the exons GTGTCCGTTTCTTCACCGTACTGCTGGCGACACAGAAAGACGTTACCACCTACGTTATTATAAAACCTGCATGTGTGTCCATGATACAGACACACGTGGGTTCTGTGTCAAGAATGGCCCTCATTGTGCCTTTGCACATGGTAATCATGATCTTCGTCCACCTGTCTATGACATTAAGGAGATACAGGCGCTGGAGAACCCTGATTCTGATCCTAATTCATCTTCTAATGGACCAAACATACTTGACAAAGAAAGGAACTTAATGAATGAAGATCCAAAATGGCAGGATACGAATTATGTACTCAGTAATTACAAAACAGAACCTTGCAAACGTCCACCAAGACTTTGTCGTCAGGGCTATGCCTGTCCACAATATCACAACAGTAAAGATAAAAGACGTAGTCCGCGAAAGTACAAGTACAG ATCAACACCATGTCCTAATGTAAAACATGGAGAAGAATGGGGTGAACCAGGCAATTGCGAACAAGGAGATGCTTGTACATATTGTCATACACGTACGGAACAACAATTCCATCCTGAGATATACAAATCCACAAAGTGTAACGATGTACAACAAGCTGGATATTGTCCACGCGGAGTCTTCTGTGCTTTTGCACATGTTGACCGTGAGTGTACCCTCATAAACC TGTTGCCAACAGAAGAAATGAGCCTGGCGAGGGACATGGCGGTACCTATAGATTGTGGCACCAATCTGGCAGATATTCTAAGCAATGCGCTTCCACCCGATAAGCGCAGTCATGAGAAGGATAAACAACTTAGTGATAGTAGT AATGGAAGCGGTGAAGTATCAGAATCAGCAAGTACTAGTAGCGTTGGCAGTAACAGTTCACACAGTAAAGCTCCTGGTGCTCAACTCCATAACTCCAATTCTAATAGCACCGTAAACACTTCCAATCAGCAAAAGTTAACAAGCATACTTTATAATCCCAGTTCTCTTTTGCAAGTT GGTGAAATACGAAAACAAGTGGTTGCAATAGACAGTGATCCTTTATTAACGAAAGCAGAAAAAGCTCAACAAAAACAAAGCCTATATATTGCATATAGTTTGAATGGAACCTTAGGGAATCATTCATTAGCAACTACCGTCTCACCACTTTCAAGTTCATTTTACCCAAATGATACTGTGGAATCTGTAGTAG GAAATGCATTAGATGAGTTACATCTAGATGACCCCTTAAATTTAGTAGAATCAATTCATAGGGATACTAATTCACCAATTAGCAATTCAATATCAGCAGGCCTAGCAAGTTCTGGACTATTAGGTAGCTCAGCACCAGTTAATATTCCTGGAATGAATGAACGTTCAGTTCTTACGAATTTTTCGCCATCAACATCCAGCCCACTGCAACATCTACATTCGACTGGTTTTCTTACTGGATCTAGATTTTCTCACCAGGATTCAATAGAATCG ACTATGCCATTTATGAATCAAGTATCAGATCCATTTAGCAATCATATTTCACAGCTTAGCAGTTCAGCTTCTAAGCTTAGCGGATTTAATAGTAGCTTATTTGATTTTACGAATCAAGGAATGTCTCCATCTCGTACTCAACCTCTCCCAGCATCTCCATTGGTTAATGCATTTTCCATTAGTCCAAGTAACACAGGATCTTTATCTGAG GTACAAAGGCTCAGGGAGGAATTAACGTCAAGTCGTGCGCAACTAGCAACGTGGGACGAACGTATTAATCAAGCTAGAGCTGCTTGCGCTGCATGGCAATTAGAAAGTGAGGAGGCTAAAAGAAAAGCAAGTATCGCTGAACAGCAGAGAGATGAG GCCTTGTTGCAAGTGAAAGCATTAAGGGTAGAAAATGAAGCGTCTGGTGGTGGACCATACCTTCACACATTGAGAAGAACAAGTGAGCTCAGATCGTTATCGATAGCCGCATTAAAATCAATTCAATCACAGCTTCGTTCGGATCTCGAAGAAGTAGAAAAG GTGCTGTACAGAGAAACGGCAACAAAGTGCATGGTTTGCGAAGAACAAAATCGCACTGTTACCCTCTCACCCTGTAACCACTACGTGGTCTGCTCGACGTGCGCTCCAAATCAACGAGAGTGCCCGTACTGCCAGACTCCGGTTGTCTCCACAAGTTAG